The Rosa chinensis cultivar Old Blush chromosome 7, RchiOBHm-V2, whole genome shotgun sequence DNA segment AGTGTAATTATATATCagaaaaattcattctctcaatcgtGTCTTATTTGATTGCTGGGACATTgggaccaaagaaaaaaaaagcttgaAGGAGGCATCGTGAAAAATAAATTGTTTTGCCCCTTTTCAAACCAAGTTATGTGTGCTCCAGGGGAAAGAAAAGTACTCATTAATCACATCACAACAGTTTCTTCCATAATGCATAATAGGGTATGACagcaaaaaaaattgttttcatTGGCAATGAATACAATGTTTATGACAGCAACACTAAACAGAATCATAGAATTCCTCATGATCTCCAGGATCAGGTTCCCGAAGTGCTCTATTCCAAATCAGAAGAAATCCTTTCTGATGATGACTACAAACCAAATCAACCGTAAGATGAGACAAAGCAAAAGCAATCTAATATCAAAGCCAGGCAAGGAATATTACTACATAAATCATAAATGTAATTAATCGAAGACAATAAGAAATACTTTTCGTTGAAACTTATAAGAGAACTCCACGGCTTTCATTCTCAGACCAAGGTGACATAACATTTTCTCAAGAGTCATCCAGGAATCAGAAAAAAAGCTCAGAATTACCAATTTGTATCCATGACTATGATGTTCAACTCGATAGTAATGCCAAACAAATAGAGTGGTCAAGGACGATGGGTTTCAGCAGGTGTTCTcgaaattttataaaaaaaatgttcACAAACGTGATACCGGGAAAGCAGTCCGGTTGTCCAAATCGCCAAACAAGGTAGAAGAAGCATCAAAATGGTGGAAATTGGTTCATCGCCAAACAATTTTGTTGGATACAATCGGGCCGGTAAGTTGACCGCGACGGCATTGGATATAGAATATAATTCTGTCAAGGTATAATAAATAGTAACGAATTTTTCCAATAGCGAACGGCCGTGGAGCGCAGAGTTAAAAGGAAAAGGCCAAATCACTAGGCAACAAAGGCCTAATAATTTCCCCCGGTCGGCAGAGTCGTTTCTCTTGGTATTTAACCAACCCCTCACTTGCGTCTTCCTCAACTCACCGGCCGTGTCTCCATCTGCCAACAATCAACTTCCAACTTCCAACTTCCAACAACCACACAACAAGTCAACAACATgctcttcatcatctctctctctatcctaGGCTTGTTATTGGCTTCTCCGATCTCCGGTTCTTCCCAATCCGGATCCATCAATGTCTGGCCCATGCCGAGAAACTTCTCGTGGCCTGAGCCGCAGGCCAACCCCCTCTCCCCTAATTTCAACATCTTATCTCCAGATCATCGCTACCTGTCGTCCGCCGCCAAACGCTACCTGCATCTTATTCTCAGCGAGCACCACCGCCCCCTGGTGAACCCCTCCTCCTCCGTCCGCATCAACACTTCTGCGCCGCCATTGCTGACCCTCGCCATCACGGTTGCGGACCTCACTGCTCCCCTTCACCATGGCGTGGACGAGTCGTACACACTTACCATCCCCGCCGCCGGGGGAGCCGCCCATCTGACGGCCCAGACTGCGTGGGGCGCCATGAGGGGTCTCGAGACATTGTCGCAGCTGGTGTGGGGGAATCCCTCGCTCGTGGCGGTTGGGGTGTACGTGTGGGACTCCCCACTGTTCGGGCATAGAGGGCTCATGCTCGACACCTCTAGGAACTACTACGGAGTTGAGGATTTACTTAGGACCATCGAGACCATGAGCGCCAATAAGCTCAATGTGTTTCATTGGCACATCACTGACTCCCACTCTTTCCCGCTACTCGTGCCTTCGGAGCCTGAATTGGCCTCCAAGGGATCTTATGGATCCAGTATGCAGTACTCTCCCGCTGATGTCACAAAGATTGTGGAGTTCGGTTTGGAGCATGGTGTCAGGGTTCTCCCGGAAATCGACTCACCTGGTTAGTTTTCGATCCTTCCACCTGCTTAGCTCTCCAAGTGAAATATTTTATGAAATAGAACGCATAAGAAATGTTACTATAAACTCACTGGATTCTCACTTTCATAGAGAAGATTTAAATCAAATAGGCAGAgactaatttgaattattgttttgaaatttgCATACAGGCCATACAGGATCATGGGCTGCAGCCTATCCCGATATAGTATCATGTGCAAATATGTTCTGGTGGCCAGCAGGAGTTGATTGGGGTGACCGACTCGCGTCCGAACCAGGAACAGGTCATCTAAATCCTTTGAACCCCAAGACCTATCAAGTGCTCAAAAACGTAATCCATGATGTGGCGACATTATTCCCTGAACCATTTTACCACGGGGGTGCTGATGAGATCGTACCAGGTTGTTGGAAAGCGGATCCAACCATTCAATCATTCTTATCGAGGGGAGGAACTCTGAGTCAGCTACTTGAGCTTTTTGTCAATTCCACATTCCCTTACATTGTATCTCATAACAAGACAGTTGTATACTGGGAAGACGTGTTACTAGATGATAACATTAAGGTGCAATCAGCAGCTCTTCCCCGTGAGAATACCATCTTACAAACATGGAACAATGGACACAACAACACTAAACGAATTGTGTCTTCTGGATATCGTACAATCGTGTCATCCTCAGAATTTTACTACTTAGATTGTGGTCACGGTGACTTTCTTGGGAACGATAGCATATATGATCAACAAACAGGTAGTCACGCAAAAGATGGAGGGTCATGGTGCGGGCCTTTCAAAACATGGCAAaccatatataattatgatatAACATATGGTCTAACTGAAGACGAGGCTAAATTGGTTTTAGGTGGAGAGGTGGCGCTTTGGTCTGAGCAAGCAGATCCAACAGTTTTGGATGCACGAATTTGGCCACGAACTTCAGCAATGGCAGAGTCATTGTGGTCAGGGAACCGGGATGATAAGGGTACGAAGAGATTTGCGGAGGCAACTGATCGCCTCAATGAATGGAGGAGTAGAATCGTGGCTAGAGGTGTTAGAGCTGAACCTATTCAGCCACTATGGTGTATTAAGAATTCAGGGATGTGCAACACTGTTAATTCATTGGGCTCATAGGCTAGCTAGTATTGCTATTGATGATCACTATACATCAGTTTGGACTGAAAAGGCTCCAGAATGCATTCTGGACGTTCTACAATCAGATTGTAATCAGCCTGTTTAAGGCTTCCTTCAGTAAACATAATtcttcgataaaaaaaaaaaaacgaagatgTCAGGGGGATACTCTTAGAAGATCGTAGTGTGTTGCGTCTTACAATATATATTACGGTAGACACACTTTTTAATGAGTGATATTTGTTATTTTTCCTAGCGTTTAACCATGTATATCAAGTCTAAGTCCATACGATTGGTGTAACAAGACTTGTCTTGGATTGGAGTGGtcatgcggggcccaccttagaagaaattctaccaaaaaatttggcggaactccctctaaaagtggactacccaaaacctgtagaaaaacattatTAATCTAACCTTAATCTT contains these protein-coding regions:
- the LOC112180745 gene encoding beta-hexosaminidase 2; amino-acid sequence: MLFIISLSILGLLLASPISGSSQSGSINVWPMPRNFSWPEPQANPLSPNFNILSPDHRYLSSAAKRYLHLILSEHHRPLVNPSSSVRINTSAPPLLTLAITVADLTAPLHHGVDESYTLTIPAAGGAAHLTAQTAWGAMRGLETLSQLVWGNPSLVAVGVYVWDSPLFGHRGLMLDTSRNYYGVEDLLRTIETMSANKLNVFHWHITDSHSFPLLVPSEPELASKGSYGSSMQYSPADVTKIVEFGLEHGVRVLPEIDSPGHTGSWAAAYPDIVSCANMFWWPAGVDWGDRLASEPGTGHLNPLNPKTYQVLKNVIHDVATLFPEPFYHGGADEIVPGCWKADPTIQSFLSRGGTLSQLLELFVNSTFPYIVSHNKTVVYWEDVLLDDNIKVQSAALPRENTILQTWNNGHNNTKRIVSSGYRTIVSSSEFYYLDCGHGDFLGNDSIYDQQTGSHAKDGGSWCGPFKTWQTIYNYDITYGLTEDEAKLVLGGEVALWSEQADPTVLDARIWPRTSAMAESLWSGNRDDKGTKRFAEATDRLNEWRSRIVARGVRAEPIQPLWCIKNSGMCNTVNSLGS